The following proteins are encoded in a genomic region of Deinococcus aquiradiocola:
- a CDS encoding GNAT family N-acetyltransferase, which produces MSITVRPATPADTHTLALLLNSGQEPHFHTTAAHLNATLARTAGHRLISEQDGQLTGSLSLSFPDFHPQHVWVNLCTHPDHRDHGTARALLDAARPAITASGRTRLWTSVRADYLGTGPDLEALGFREVHRTFGGGFRMTDAAHPPTPADRLEARLAQAGVQLRPAAPLRHDPRLAALYAAHHADKMTAEPTIPAASPTHDDPDTLWDAGWVAVRGEGTVDPDVVGLALPERSRLDAWNAVLLVRPGERRQGIGTALQARVCASLHAQGLTFLNTAGVGRDHAYLGVLRRLGADIEPAWLAFEATP; this is translated from the coding sequence ATGTCCATCACCGTCCGCCCGGCCACGCCCGCCGACACGCACACGCTCGCCCTGCTCCTGAACAGCGGCCAGGAACCGCACTTCCACACCACCGCCGCACACCTGAACGCCACGCTCGCCCGCACGGCAGGCCATCGGCTGATCAGCGAGCAGGACGGACAGCTCACCGGCAGCCTGAGCCTCAGCTTCCCGGACTTCCACCCGCAGCACGTCTGGGTGAACCTCTGCACGCACCCGGACCACAGAGACCACGGCACCGCCCGCGCCCTGCTGGACGCCGCCCGGCCCGCCATCACGGCCAGCGGCCGCACCCGCCTGTGGACCAGCGTCCGCGCCGACTACCTCGGTACCGGCCCCGACCTGGAGGCCCTCGGGTTCCGGGAAGTGCACCGCACCTTCGGGGGCGGGTTCCGCATGACGGACGCGGCCCACCCCCCCACCCCGGCCGACCGGCTGGAAGCGCGGCTGGCACAGGCGGGCGTGCAGCTGCGACCCGCCGCGCCCCTGCGGCACGACCCGCGCCTCGCGGCCCTGTACGCCGCCCACCACGCGGACAAAATGACGGCCGAACCCACCATTCCCGCCGCCAGCCCCACGCACGACGACCCCGACACGCTGTGGGACGCGGGGTGGGTCGCCGTGCGCGGCGAGGGCACGGTCGACCCGGACGTGGTGGGACTGGCGCTGCCGGAACGCTCCCGGCTGGACGCCTGGAACGCCGTGCTGCTCGTGCGGCCCGGCGAGCGGCGGCAGGGCATCGGGACGGCCCTGCAGGCGCGCGTGTGCGCGTCCCTGCACGCGCAGGGCCTCACGTTCCTGAACACGGCGGGCGTGGGCCGCGACCACGCATACCTGGGCGTCCTGCGGCGCCTGGGCGCGGACATCGAGCCCGCCTGGCTGGCCTTCGAGGCCACCCCGTGA
- a CDS encoding type IV pilus twitching motility protein PilT, with product MHTATDITDILRTAAEKNASDVILTVGLPPQFKIHGVYGSEDFAELNATDTRKLMYSMMNEKQQRTFEERRELDFSFALGEKARFRVNTFMQRGNVGGVMRLIPTTIKSVGDLGLPPNVVDVANAPRGLVLVTGPTGSGKSTTLAAMIDYINANKKMHIMTIEDPIEFMHTHKNSIINQREVGSDTVDFQNALRAVLRQAPDVILVGEMRDYETIKAAVTAAETGHLVMGTLHTNSAPESIDRIVDVFPEEQQEQIRVQLANNLVAVMTQQLLPKVDGGRILAYELLIANPAVRALIREGKTYQITSVMQTGMREGMVTMDAYLAGLFRKRLITHETGMERAVDSKEFSRLAADPNAANTPIAGMGGMGGMGGMPARPAATTPVSPSGNNYGRR from the coding sequence ATGCACACCGCGACCGACATCACCGACATCCTGCGTACCGCCGCCGAGAAGAACGCCAGCGACGTGATCCTGACGGTGGGCCTCCCGCCGCAGTTCAAGATTCACGGCGTGTACGGCAGCGAGGACTTCGCCGAACTGAACGCCACCGACACCCGCAAACTGATGTACAGCATGATGAACGAGAAGCAGCAGCGGACCTTCGAGGAGCGCCGCGAACTCGACTTCTCGTTCGCGCTGGGCGAGAAGGCCCGCTTCCGCGTGAACACCTTCATGCAGCGCGGCAACGTGGGCGGCGTGATGCGTCTCATCCCGACCACCATCAAGTCCGTGGGCGACCTGGGCCTCCCGCCGAACGTGGTGGACGTCGCGAACGCGCCGCGCGGACTAGTCCTCGTGACGGGCCCCACCGGGTCCGGCAAGTCCACCACGCTGGCCGCCATGATCGACTACATCAACGCCAACAAGAAGATGCACATCATGACGATCGAGGACCCGATCGAGTTCATGCACACGCACAAGAACAGCATCATCAACCAGCGCGAGGTGGGGAGCGACACCGTCGACTTCCAGAACGCGCTGCGCGCCGTGCTGCGTCAGGCGCCCGACGTGATCCTGGTGGGCGAAATGCGAGACTACGAGACCATCAAGGCCGCCGTGACCGCCGCCGAAACCGGGCACCTCGTGATGGGGACGCTGCACACCAACAGCGCGCCCGAGAGCATCGACCGTATCGTGGACGTGTTCCCGGAAGAGCAGCAGGAGCAGATCCGCGTGCAGCTCGCGAACAACCTCGTGGCCGTCATGACGCAGCAGCTGCTCCCGAAGGTGGACGGTGGGCGCATCCTGGCGTACGAGCTGCTGATCGCGAACCCGGCCGTGCGCGCCCTGATCCGCGAGGGCAAGACGTACCAGATCACGTCCGTGATGCAGACCGGGATGCGCGAGGGCATGGTCACCATGGACGCGTACCTGGCGGGCCTGTTCCGCAAGCGCCTCATCACGCACGAGACGGGCATGGAGCGCGCCGTGGACAGCAAGGAGTTCTCGCGTCTGGCGGCGGACCCGAACGCCGCGAACACCCCGATCGCCGGGATGGGCGGCATGGGTGGGATGGGCGGCATGCCCGCCCGTCCGGCCGCGACGACGCCGGTGTCGCCGAGCGGCAACAACTACGGCCGCCGCTGA
- a CDS encoding type II/IV secretion system protein, with the protein MALSIGDRRLGAILLEQGYVNDLDLQKALDKHAEVGGRLADILIDGGMVGEKRIARAVEEALGIPLVNLTVLTPDPRALGSVKAQVALAALAFPFALEGDTLRVAFVDPLNNLNLETVEDASGLNVELYQALREQVQWAIASNYPELNLEAAAPQEAQDGTVSLLGQRLVSRGIISEEQLMSALEQQKQSGEPIGALLINLKLITEEQLYETLAEQAGTVFVRNPRDYEPPEELLGLLLRADALRLSAVPVEEREGSITVIGSDPRRLADIEALMGKPVHLMLGRPNDVEALIDRCYPQRGRLGEAMVQQGSLSRSQLREALQVQARSGKVKPLGEVIVDLGFAGSEEIDAALQKQTSGGGRLEDTLVQSGKLSPEMLARSLAAQLGYEFLDPVQNPPDPKVALLIPESTARRYVVVPMRLQGNSLVVAMKDPRNVFALDDLRLLTGRDIVPAVMAEKDIVRLIERYFGSQDMAALNEELSKNSRSRDKEREAQQDQTNLDDNAVVRVVDSIIREAALQEASDIHIEPTEHSVRVRYRVDGTLRDHMELPKGSALSVLARIKILGQLDIAERRVPQDGRVRFKKGSIDLDLRLSTLPTLYGEKAVMRLLQKASNIPEVEQLGLSEHNFQRFTDLIEKPNGILLITGPTGSGKSFSSFSILKRIARPEKNTTTIEDPVEYEIPGINQSQVNPVAGMTFARALRAFLRQDPDIIFVGEIRDAETAKIATEAALTGHLVVATLHTNDAPGAVTRLEEMGVENFNIGAALIGVLGQRLVRKVCQECKTPTNADPDVLRRLGLNDKDFKGATLFRGAGCPRCGGTGYKGRMGIHELMVVDDPLRRAIGKGMSASDLRDVAIEKSDMKTLRMDGIEKAMAGVTTLEEVLAVTSV; encoded by the coding sequence ATGGCACTTTCTATTGGAGACCGGCGACTGGGCGCGATTCTGCTCGAACAGGGGTACGTGAACGACCTCGACCTGCAGAAGGCACTCGACAAGCACGCCGAGGTGGGTGGACGGCTGGCCGACATCCTGATCGACGGCGGCATGGTCGGGGAGAAACGCATCGCACGGGCCGTGGAGGAAGCGCTCGGTATTCCGCTCGTGAACCTGACGGTCCTCACGCCCGACCCGCGCGCGCTGGGCAGCGTGAAGGCGCAGGTGGCCCTGGCGGCCCTGGCGTTCCCGTTCGCGCTGGAGGGCGACACGCTGCGCGTCGCGTTCGTGGACCCCCTCAACAACCTGAACCTCGAGACGGTGGAGGACGCGAGCGGCCTGAACGTGGAACTGTACCAGGCGCTGCGCGAACAGGTGCAGTGGGCGATCGCCAGCAACTACCCGGAACTGAACCTGGAGGCGGCCGCGCCGCAGGAGGCACAGGACGGCACGGTGTCGCTGCTCGGGCAGCGGCTCGTGTCGCGCGGCATCATCAGCGAGGAACAGCTGATGAGCGCGCTGGAGCAGCAGAAGCAGAGCGGCGAGCCGATCGGGGCGCTGCTCATCAACCTGAAGCTCATCACGGAAGAGCAGCTGTACGAGACGCTGGCCGAGCAGGCCGGGACGGTCTTCGTGCGCAACCCGCGCGACTACGAGCCGCCCGAGGAACTGCTGGGGCTGCTGCTGCGCGCCGACGCGCTGCGCCTGTCGGCCGTGCCGGTCGAGGAGCGCGAGGGCAGCATCACCGTGATCGGCAGCGACCCGCGCCGCCTCGCGGACATCGAGGCGCTGATGGGCAAGCCCGTGCACCTGATGCTGGGCCGCCCGAACGACGTGGAAGCCCTCATCGACCGCTGCTACCCGCAGCGCGGACGGCTCGGCGAGGCGATGGTGCAGCAGGGCTCGCTGTCCCGCTCGCAGCTGCGTGAGGCGCTGCAGGTGCAGGCCCGCAGCGGCAAGGTCAAACCGCTCGGCGAGGTGATCGTGGACCTGGGCTTCGCGGGCAGCGAGGAGATCGACGCGGCCCTGCAGAAGCAGACGTCCGGCGGCGGCCGCCTGGAGGACACGCTCGTGCAGTCCGGGAAGCTCAGCCCGGAGATGCTGGCGCGCAGTCTCGCCGCGCAGCTCGGCTACGAGTTCCTCGACCCGGTCCAGAACCCGCCGGACCCGAAGGTGGCGCTGCTCATCCCGGAAAGCACCGCGCGCCGGTACGTGGTCGTCCCGATGCGCCTGCAGGGCAACTCGCTCGTGGTGGCCATGAAGGACCCGCGCAACGTGTTCGCGCTGGACGACCTGCGCCTCCTGACGGGCCGCGACATCGTGCCTGCCGTGATGGCCGAGAAGGACATCGTCCGGCTGATCGAGCGGTACTTCGGGTCGCAGGACATGGCGGCCCTCAACGAGGAGCTCAGCAAGAACAGCCGCAGCCGCGACAAGGAACGCGAGGCGCAACAGGACCAGACGAACCTCGACGACAACGCCGTGGTGCGCGTGGTGGACAGCATCATCCGCGAGGCGGCGCTGCAGGAGGCGTCCGACATTCACATCGAGCCGACCGAGCACAGCGTCCGCGTGCGCTACCGCGTGGACGGCACGCTGCGCGACCACATGGAACTCCCGAAAGGTTCGGCGCTCAGCGTGCTGGCCCGCATCAAGATCCTGGGTCAGCTGGACATCGCGGAACGCCGCGTCCCTCAGGACGGCCGCGTGCGCTTCAAGAAGGGCAGCATCGACCTGGACCTGCGACTCTCGACGCTGCCCACCCTGTACGGCGAGAAGGCCGTGATGCGCCTCCTGCAGAAGGCCAGCAACATCCCCGAAGTGGAACAGCTGGGCCTGTCGGAGCACAACTTCCAGCGCTTCACGGACCTGATCGAGAAGCCGAACGGCATCCTGCTCATCACGGGACCCACCGGGTCCGGCAAGTCCTTCTCGAGCTTCTCGATCCTGAAACGCATCGCGCGGCCCGAGAAGAACACCACCACCATCGAGGACCCGGTCGAGTACGAGATTCCCGGCATCAACCAGTCGCAGGTGAACCCCGTGGCGGGCATGACCTTCGCGCGCGCGCTGCGCGCCTTCCTGCGACAGGACCCGGACATCATCTTCGTGGGCGAGATCCGGGACGCCGAAACCGCGAAGATCGCGACCGAGGCGGCCCTCACGGGTCACCTGGTGGTGGCGACGCTGCACACCAACGACGCGCCCGGCGCGGTCACGCGCCTGGAGGAGATGGGCGTCGAGAACTTCAACATCGGCGCGGCACTCATCGGCGTGCTGGGGCAGCGTCTCGTGCGCAAGGTCTGCCAGGAGTGCAAGACGCCCACCAACGCCGACCCGGACGTGCTGCGCCGCCTGGGCCTGAACGACAAGGACTTCAAGGGCGCCACCCTGTTCCGCGGGGCGGGCTGCCCGCGCTGCGGCGGCACCGGCTACAAGGGCCGCATGGGCATCCACGAGCTGATGGTGGTGGACGACCCGCTGCGCCGCGCCATCGGCAAGGGCATGAGCGCCAGCGACCTGCGCGACGTGGCCATCGAGAAGAGCGACATGAAGACGCTCCGGATGGACGGCATCGAGAAGGCCATGGCGGGCGTCACCACCTTGGAAGAAGTGCTGGCCGTCACGAGCGTCTGA
- a CDS encoding polyphenol oxidase family protein, translating into MTTPLLRSRHGFTSRAGGVSVGPFAGLNLDDRQDDPAAVTENRRRLSASLGFRPEQVSRLDQVHGTRVVQARPGALQVADAQVTADAGVLLAIGTADCYPLLLEDPEAGVLGAAHAGWRGTVQDIAAETLRAMVALGARPERVRAAVGPGISAERYPVGPDVTAAFRDAGLQDYAQDGHLDLRGANLHLLERAGLRPEHLWSADRCSTGDDYYSYRRDAGVTGRMWAVIGTPGRETA; encoded by the coding sequence ATGACTACCCCCCTCCTGCGGTCCCGGCACGGCTTCACTTCACGTGCCGGGGGGGTGAGCGTGGGGCCCTTCGCGGGCCTGAACCTCGACGACCGCCAGGACGACCCGGCCGCCGTCACCGAGAACCGCCGCCGCCTGAGCGCCAGCCTGGGCTTCCGGCCCGAACAGGTGTCGCGGCTCGACCAGGTGCACGGCACGCGCGTCGTGCAGGCCCGCCCCGGCGCGCTGCAGGTCGCGGACGCGCAGGTGACGGCAGACGCGGGCGTGCTGCTCGCCATCGGCACGGCCGACTGTTACCCGCTGCTGCTGGAGGACCCCGAGGCAGGCGTGCTGGGCGCCGCGCACGCCGGGTGGCGCGGCACCGTGCAGGACATCGCGGCCGAAACACTGCGGGCGATGGTGGCGCTCGGCGCCCGGCCCGAACGGGTGCGCGCGGCGGTCGGGCCCGGCATCAGCGCCGAACGCTACCCGGTCGGGCCGGACGTGACGGCCGCCTTCCGGGACGCGGGCCTGCAGGACTACGCGCAGGACGGGCACCTGGACCTGCGCGGCGCGAACCTGCACCTGCTGGAACGCGCGGGCCTGCGCCCCGAACACCTGTGGTCGGCGGACCGCTGCAGCACCGGGGACGACTACTACAGTTACCGCCGCGACGCGGGCGTCACGGGCCGCATGTGGGCCGTGATCGGCACGCCCGGACGGGAGACCGCGTGA
- a CDS encoding metallophosphoesterase family protein, with translation MKLAVLADLHANLEATLSVHADVQRRGITEMWVLGDLVGKGPRPKEVLDWVQSCATRVVQGNWDARVAGASHRPQDLWPRSLLSPTDLRYLADLPYGIEETFARQVWRFVHAGSRGVFHRLYPHSSLQEQVAAFEANPALGLHQQADALVYADIHEALMLDVEGLPLINCGSVGNPLDSTLSCYLILDFPDTPNGVGYSAQFVRLPYNRAAEVSAAEASGMPFTREYITELLTGAYQRRRVRGVE, from the coding sequence ATGAAGCTCGCTGTCCTCGCCGATCTGCACGCCAACCTGGAGGCGACCCTCAGCGTCCACGCCGACGTGCAGCGGCGCGGCATCACCGAGATGTGGGTCCTCGGCGACCTCGTCGGCAAAGGCCCCCGCCCCAAGGAAGTCCTCGACTGGGTGCAGAGCTGCGCCACCCGCGTCGTCCAGGGCAACTGGGACGCCCGCGTCGCCGGTGCCAGCCACCGCCCGCAGGACCTCTGGCCGCGCAGCCTCCTCTCCCCGACCGACCTGCGCTACCTCGCCGACCTCCCCTACGGCATCGAGGAAACCTTCGCGCGGCAGGTGTGGCGCTTCGTGCACGCCGGCAGCCGCGGCGTCTTCCACCGCCTGTACCCGCACAGCAGCCTGCAGGAACAGGTCGCGGCCTTCGAAGCCAACCCCGCCCTCGGCCTGCACCAGCAGGCGGACGCCCTCGTGTACGCCGACATCCACGAGGCCCTGATGCTCGACGTGGAAGGCCTCCCGCTCATCAACTGCGGCTCGGTCGGCAACCCGCTCGACAGCACCCTCTCCTGCTACCTGATCCTCGACTTCCCCGACACGCCCAACGGCGTGGGCTACAGCGCCCAGTTCGTGCGCCTCCCGTACAACCGCGCCGCCGAAGTCAGCGCCGCCGAGGCGAGCGGCATGCCCTTCACGCGCGAGTACATCACCGAACTCCTCACCGGCGCGTACCAGCGCCGCCGGGTACGCGGCGTCGAATAA
- a CDS encoding YqeG family HAD IIIA-type phosphatase translates to MSRTHLLRPRVILPHIHDITPDFMEAHGLKGLLLDLDNTLIPYGSYEERTDVTAWARDLQTAGYALYLLSNATRERARIWAQRLGLPGVGLAGKPFAREYRRGLSAVGLPAHQVAMVGDQLFTDVLGGNWSGMFTVMVRPISDNALPHTRLTRRLERLVLKRYGHDWAPRKARTGTDTPLTPPPEGPDATINPDSRHGRND, encoded by the coding sequence GTGAGCCGCACGCACCTGCTGCGGCCGCGCGTGATCCTGCCGCACATTCATGACATCACGCCCGACTTCATGGAGGCGCACGGCCTGAAGGGCCTGCTGCTGGACCTCGACAACACCCTCATCCCGTACGGGTCGTACGAGGAGCGGACCGACGTGACCGCCTGGGCGCGCGACCTGCAGACGGCCGGGTACGCGCTGTACCTGCTGTCCAACGCCACCCGCGAACGCGCCCGCATCTGGGCGCAGCGACTCGGCCTGCCGGGCGTGGGCCTCGCCGGAAAGCCCTTCGCCCGCGAGTACCGGCGCGGCCTGAGCGCCGTGGGCCTGCCCGCACACCAGGTGGCGATGGTGGGCGACCAGCTGTTCACGGACGTGCTGGGCGGCAACTGGAGCGGCATGTTCACCGTCATGGTGCGCCCCATCTCCGACAACGCCCTGCCGCACACGCGCCTGACCCGGCGACTGGAACGCCTCGTCCTGAAACGCTACGGCCACGACTGGGCACCCCGCAAGGCCCGGACCGGCACGGACACACCGCTGACTCCGCCGCCCGAGGGCCCGGACGCTACGATCAACCCTGACAGCAGACACGGGAGGAACGACTGA